In a single window of the Equus quagga isolate Etosha38 chromosome 7, UCLA_HA_Equagga_1.0, whole genome shotgun sequence genome:
- the ZNF853 gene encoding zinc finger protein 853 isoform X3: MELGPATETFVLELRCLEDGGPAPDTLSGGSGGSESQEEEEAQERSSSPPRPAASAPMGASGITEKAQPERQEVQLQQSEPQPEPRQQPQREQLPQQQPQSQLLGHQPELRQQQDGQEQLSQQQQELQEEPPTVQLKPQLQPVQQQEQLQLQQQDGPQQPSQQQQERQEKPQPVQHQRPKPQLQPLQQQGQSQEQPVPGQQLLQQQQAQLQPQQPLQQQQLLQQARLQQQQQQELLQPQQEQLQQLQRQEQLQQQLLQQQELQQQQLLQQQQLQQEQLLQQQQEQLQQQQLQPRPLEPEDEEEVELELMPVDLAAEQELEQQRQQELERQQEQRQLQLKLQEQLQQLEQQLEQQQQLEQQQLEGQQEVQLELTPVELGAPQQEVQLELTPVQPELQLELVPAAGDGGASVPGAPAAVVVAPPGYVVLQELMVLPAVAAPAVVAIPGPAGSAALTPARQRRRRRARDRPTICGECGKGFSRSTDLVRHQATHTGERPHRCGECGKGFSQHSNLVTHQRIHTGEKPYACSYCAKRFSESSALVQHQRTHTGERPYACGDCGKRFSVSSNLLRHRRTHSGERPYVCEDCGERFRHKVQIRRHERQLHGAGRSRGLGLLRGARAPAAGPPRSEPAAGAADKAP, from the coding sequence GTGGCAGTGGTGGGAGTGAGagtcaggaggaagaagaggctcAGGAGAGGAGCAGCAGCCCACCACGGCCAGCAGCCTCAGCCCCGATGGGGGCCAGTGGAATCACCGAGAAAGCCCAGCCAGAACGGCAGGAGGTGCAGCTGCAACAGTCAGAACCGCAACCAGAGCCGCGACAACAGCCACAGCGGGAGCAGCTGCCGCAGCAGCAACCACAAAGCCAGCTGTTAGGACATCAGCCAGAATTGCGGCAGCAGCAAGATGGACAAGAACAGCTGTCTCAGCAACAGCAGGAGCTACAGGAAGAACCCCCAACTGTGCAACTGAAACCACAACTACAGCCGGTGCAACAGCAGGAACAGTTACAGCTGCAGCAGCAAGACGGGCCGCAGCAGCCGTCTCAACAACAGCAGGAGCGACAGGAAAAACCCCAACCCGTGCAGCATCAGCGACCGAAACCACAACTGCAGCCGCTGCAGCAGCAGGGACAGTCGCAAGAGCAGCCAGTGCCAGGGCAACAACTGTTGCAGCAACAGCAGGCACAGCTACAACCACAGCAGCCGTTGCAACAGCAGCAGCTGTTACAGCAGGCACGGttacagcagcagcaacagcaggaaCTGTTACAGCCACAGCAGGAACAGTTGCAGCAGCTACAACGGCAGGAACAGTTACAGCAGCAGCTGTTGCAGCAGCAGGAGTTACAGCAACAGCAGCTGTTGCAGCAGCAGCAGTTACAGCAAGAGCAGCtgttgcagcagcagcaggagcagttgcaacagcagcagctgcagccccGTCCCCTGGAGCCGGAAGACGAGGAGGAGGTGGAGCTGGAGCTCATGCCCGTGGACCTGGCAGCcgagcaggagctggagcagcagcggcagcaggagctggagagaCAACAGGAACAACGGCAGCTGCAGCTCAAACTGcaggagcagctgcagcagctggagcagcagctggagcagcagcagcagctggagcagcagcagctggaggggcagcaggaggtgCAGCTGGAGCTGACCCCGGTGGAGCTGGGGGCCCCGCAGCAGGAGGTGCAGCTGGAGCTGACGCCCGTGCAGCCGGAGCTGCAGCTGGAGCTGGTGCCAGCCGCCGGGGACGGCGGGGCGTCGGTCCCTGGGGCTCCCGCCGCCGTCGTGGTGGCCCCGCCGGGCTACGTGGTGCTGCAGGAGCTCATGGTGCTGCCGGCCGTGGCGGCGCCCGCGGTCGTGGCCATCCCGGGCCCGGCGGGCAGCGCGGCGCTCACGCCCGcccggcagcggcggcggcggcgcgcgcggGACCGGCCGACCATCTGCGGCGAGTGCGGCAAGGGCTTCAGCCGCAGCACTGACCTGGTGCGGCACCAGGCCACGCACACGGGCGAGCGGCCGCACCGCTGCGGCGAGTGCGGCAAGGGCTTCTCGCAGCACTCGAACCTGGTGACGCACCAGCGCATCCACACGGGCGAGAAGCCCTACGCCTGCTCCTACTGCGCCAAGCGCTTCAGCGAGAGCTCGGCGCTCGTGCAGCACCAGCGCACGCACACCGGCGAGCGGCCCTACGCCTGCGGCGACTGCGGCAAGCGCTTCAGCGTCTCCTCCAACCTGCTGCGCCACCGGCGCACGCACTCGGGCGAGCGGCCCTACGTGTGCGAGGACTGCGGCGAGCGCTTCCGCCACAAGGTGCAGATCCGCCGCCACGAGCGCCAACTGCACGGCGCCGGCCGCTCCCGGGGCCTCGGCCTGCTGCGGGGAGCGCGCGCCCCCGCCGCCGGGCCCCCGCGTTCCGAgccggcggcgggggcggcggacAAGGCCCCGTGA
- the ZNF853 gene encoding zinc finger protein 853 isoform X2 — translation MAWSPRPGTAGLAPGSCLGGKRQLEPAPRRLGLTARMELGPATETFVLELRCLEDGGPAPDTLSGGSGGSESQEEEEAQERSSSPPRPAASAPMGASGITEKAQPERQEVQLQQSEPQPEPRQQPQREQLPQQQPQSQLLGHQPELRQQQDGQEQLSQQQQELQEEPPTVQLKPQLQPVQQQEQLQLQQQDGPQQPSQQQQERQEKPQPVQHQRPKPQLQPLQQQGQSQEQPVPGQQLLQQQQAQLQPQQPLQQQQLLQQARLQQQQQQELLQPQQEQLQQLQRQEQLQQQLLQQQELQQQQLLQQQQLQQEQLLQQQQEQLQQQQLQPRPLEPEDEEEVELELMPVDLAAEQELEQQRQQELERQQEQRQLQLKLQEQLQQLEQQLEQQQQLEQQQLEGQQEVQLELTPVELGAPQQEVQLELTPVQPELQLELVPAAGDGGASVPGAPAAVVVAPPGYVVLQELMVLPAVAAPAVVAIPGPAGSAALTPARQRRRRRARDRPTICGECGKGFSRSTDLVRHQATHTGERPHRCGECGKGFSQHSNLVTHQRIHTGEKPYACSYCAKRFSESSALVQHQRTHTGERPYACGDCGKRFSVSSNLLRHRRTHSGERPYVCEDCGERFRHKVQIRRHERQLHGAGRSRGLGLLRGARAPAAGPPRSEPAAGAADKAP, via the coding sequence GTGGCAGTGGTGGGAGTGAGagtcaggaggaagaagaggctcAGGAGAGGAGCAGCAGCCCACCACGGCCAGCAGCCTCAGCCCCGATGGGGGCCAGTGGAATCACCGAGAAAGCCCAGCCAGAACGGCAGGAGGTGCAGCTGCAACAGTCAGAACCGCAACCAGAGCCGCGACAACAGCCACAGCGGGAGCAGCTGCCGCAGCAGCAACCACAAAGCCAGCTGTTAGGACATCAGCCAGAATTGCGGCAGCAGCAAGATGGACAAGAACAGCTGTCTCAGCAACAGCAGGAGCTACAGGAAGAACCCCCAACTGTGCAACTGAAACCACAACTACAGCCGGTGCAACAGCAGGAACAGTTACAGCTGCAGCAGCAAGACGGGCCGCAGCAGCCGTCTCAACAACAGCAGGAGCGACAGGAAAAACCCCAACCCGTGCAGCATCAGCGACCGAAACCACAACTGCAGCCGCTGCAGCAGCAGGGACAGTCGCAAGAGCAGCCAGTGCCAGGGCAACAACTGTTGCAGCAACAGCAGGCACAGCTACAACCACAGCAGCCGTTGCAACAGCAGCAGCTGTTACAGCAGGCACGGttacagcagcagcaacagcaggaaCTGTTACAGCCACAGCAGGAACAGTTGCAGCAGCTACAACGGCAGGAACAGTTACAGCAGCAGCTGTTGCAGCAGCAGGAGTTACAGCAACAGCAGCTGTTGCAGCAGCAGCAGTTACAGCAAGAGCAGCtgttgcagcagcagcaggagcagttgcaacagcagcagctgcagccccGTCCCCTGGAGCCGGAAGACGAGGAGGAGGTGGAGCTGGAGCTCATGCCCGTGGACCTGGCAGCcgagcaggagctggagcagcagcggcagcaggagctggagagaCAACAGGAACAACGGCAGCTGCAGCTCAAACTGcaggagcagctgcagcagctggagcagcagctggagcagcagcagcagctggagcagcagcagctggaggggcagcaggaggtgCAGCTGGAGCTGACCCCGGTGGAGCTGGGGGCCCCGCAGCAGGAGGTGCAGCTGGAGCTGACGCCCGTGCAGCCGGAGCTGCAGCTGGAGCTGGTGCCAGCCGCCGGGGACGGCGGGGCGTCGGTCCCTGGGGCTCCCGCCGCCGTCGTGGTGGCCCCGCCGGGCTACGTGGTGCTGCAGGAGCTCATGGTGCTGCCGGCCGTGGCGGCGCCCGCGGTCGTGGCCATCCCGGGCCCGGCGGGCAGCGCGGCGCTCACGCCCGcccggcagcggcggcggcggcgcgcgcggGACCGGCCGACCATCTGCGGCGAGTGCGGCAAGGGCTTCAGCCGCAGCACTGACCTGGTGCGGCACCAGGCCACGCACACGGGCGAGCGGCCGCACCGCTGCGGCGAGTGCGGCAAGGGCTTCTCGCAGCACTCGAACCTGGTGACGCACCAGCGCATCCACACGGGCGAGAAGCCCTACGCCTGCTCCTACTGCGCCAAGCGCTTCAGCGAGAGCTCGGCGCTCGTGCAGCACCAGCGCACGCACACCGGCGAGCGGCCCTACGCCTGCGGCGACTGCGGCAAGCGCTTCAGCGTCTCCTCCAACCTGCTGCGCCACCGGCGCACGCACTCGGGCGAGCGGCCCTACGTGTGCGAGGACTGCGGCGAGCGCTTCCGCCACAAGGTGCAGATCCGCCGCCACGAGCGCCAACTGCACGGCGCCGGCCGCTCCCGGGGCCTCGGCCTGCTGCGGGGAGCGCGCGCCCCCGCCGCCGGGCCCCCGCGTTCCGAgccggcggcgggggcggcggacAAGGCCCCGTGA